In Cydia pomonella isolate Wapato2018A chromosome 1, ilCydPomo1, whole genome shotgun sequence, one genomic interval encodes:
- the LOC133516403 gene encoding polyhomeotic-proximal chromatin protein-like isoform X4: MSDKHRSEILDNIQKKKDQDKEQTQSAGFQQVSKGEKAGVGPENASPAVTQHVPAQLLSPPPASAHQLQPADKDKTIKVANSTTITLIENGSLNTDKDKDANYPKNYFTLEPKIDKKDDCNKNSITITRTVPKQSPSQDKSKGQQKPNKRPLQCLETLAEKAGITFEDKYEAANTLLALDKQNNTFPRPQELKQPKTEPDNLGQNEEYRYRNQKEEDDKLQIQQQIIQQQQQQQQQLQQQLQQQQLQQQLQQQQQLQQLQQQALQRQHQAIQQHIKNQQDQQELLQKQFQQQHQQQQQQQQQQQQQQQQQQQQQQQQQQQQQQQQQQPKQELQQVTQQQDLQQQKFLQVVNNQPVHTQQFNVPGIGEINLSFLASPQSNVNLLFDKSQKAGMSGDIKQQQQLVDGQSQVVQQQMSMAQHEQTQQHHQTVTVVSSMPSSLAAHQVQQQQSAAGMQQQTSAGISSMPPLQSLPPNTQHPQQISAEWGHSRVQVIQQPLQNSTYLQQLYNAQGPLLMPGNILHPGINSQQIQVIAAGKPFQGNQLAPHMLTAQGKQVLQGQAVNFAGLTTYQEQAPFPGYTTIPAIPTTQNQTFVFSPLGVINSQPSLLPAHSQPSVSGISHQQKTNEMHKVMSGGKVAGGKAGGAVASGATAMPVAAQCVQVSQPVLGAQQQQAQIISPLQSGGGTMQFAPWQISGALPQVWAGGLQAGVPAGPLLASNPIFLRGAQPDAPSMFIQHSPQNTQHHNNASVACATGTAAKPRASTEGLAKAPRPLSTIMPSGAIRPASSVSTQTNANQAQNQAKHRGKPGVRSPAPAAKQDAANQTNKMQHQMQQPKQQVLLMNSSGQMTQISSVQDKQPITKTIQQQAILQQQALQQQQQQQQQQQQQQQQQQQQLLHQQQTQQMVQHYQQQGMTLGMQQGSLPVGSVAQSLPMAGIPQTISMVQQIHPGVQLSGMSQAGALVGQLGAAPQAQGTLAQVQALQQPQTLVGSGLVQTSVGMAVQQQAAMNHSTAMQTVGGGLSSPQLTLGGGVGLMAAPVPGAVLPLPQPAALVHVKSEDDKNASQSQTPVQQIAPQPMATEPTGEPAGTPFPTSAPPAPPASATDTPPTPTATVGPANGESKSTETKQEPEAAAAAPSPAPVSAPAAASAPAPAPTPAPVPSSAQHTTPSASQAVTTVAASAPASTTAAVTTPVSAAAPLFKSSQCAPRHISQPDKGLPKAMVKPNILTHVIEGYVIQEAGEPFANNVFNPKVNRPLREWAADKDDKENKQPSSDEPPRKQIIRLLPDQENYTVVLAGLKRKKQMLESGSSGHHHLPRISSSHESDRESNVSARAAAGARVAASAGAPAGAGATVKTESAASAEPAPAADDAASKPQLPNVNKWTVAEVCEFIRSIPGCAGYADEFLMQEVDGEALLLIRAEHLVMALSMRLGPALKIVASIDALRPDSDQPQHDHD, from the exons ATGTCAGATAAACACAG ATCGGAGATACTAGACAACATCCAAAAGAAGAAAGATCAAGATAAGGAACAAACACAAAGTGCGGGGTTCCAGCAGGTGTCAAAAGGCGAGAAGGCTGGAGTCGGGCCAGAGAATGCGAGCCCTGCAGTGACGCAGCATGTCCCGGCGCAGCTGCTATCCCCGCCCCCCGCGTCCGCGCACCAGCTTCAGCCCGCCGACAAGGACAAGACCATCAAAGTAGCCAACTCAACCACAATCACACTCATAGAGAACGGCTCTCTCAACACTGACAAAGACAAAGACGCTAACTACCCTAAAAACTATTTCACTTTAGAGCCAAAGATTGATAAGAAAGATGACTGCAACAAAAAtagtattactataactaggaCAGTGCCAAAACAGTCGCCCAGCCAAGACAAGTCAAAGGGGCAACAGAAGCCAAACAAGAGGCCCTTGCAGTGTCTGGAAACTCTTGCTGAAAAGGCAGGAATCACTTTCGAGGATAAATACGAAGCTGCCAACACCCTATTAGCTTTAGATAAACAGAACAATACCTTTCCAAGACCCCAAGAATTAAAACAGCCTAAAACAGAGCCCGATAATCTTGGTCAAAACGAGGAGTATAGATATAGGAATCAGAAAGAAGAGGATGATAAATTACAG ATCCAACAGCAAATAATCCAGCAACAACAACAGCAGCAACAGCAACTGCAGCAGCAACTACAGCAGCAGCAATTGCAGCAGCAGTTGCAGCAACAACAACAGTTACAGCAGTTGCAGCAGCAGGCCTTGCAACGGCAGCACCAGGCCATACAGCAGCATATCAAAAACCAGCAAGACCAACAAGAGCtg TTGCAGAAGCAGTTccaacaacaacatcaacaacaacagcagcagcagcaacaaCAACAGCAGCAACAACAGCAGCaacaacaacagcaacaacaacagcaGCAGCAACAGCAACAACAGCAGCAGCAGCCGAAACAAGAGCTACAGCAAGTTACTCAACAGCAAGATTTGCAACAGCAGAAGTTTTTGCAG GTGGTGAACAACCAGCCGGTGCACACGCAGCAGTTCAACGTGCCCGGCATCGGCGAGATCAACCTCAGCTTCCTCGCGTCCCCGCAGAGCAACGTTAATCTGCTTTTCGACAAGAGCCAGAAGGCCGGCATGAGCGGCGACATCAAACAGCAACAA CAATTAGTAGACGGTCAATCGCAAGTAGTCCAGCAGCAGATGAGTATGGCGCAGCACGAGCAGACGCAGCAGCATCACCAGACGGTCACGGTCGTCTCCTCCATGCCCAGCTCCTTGGCCGCGCACCAG GTCCAACAACAGCAGTCAGCGGCGGGCATGCAGCAGCAGACGAGCGCCGGCATTTCTAGTATGCCGCCGCTTCAGAGCCTACCCCCGAACACGCAACACCCGCAGCAAATCAG CGCTGAATGGGGCCACAGCCGCGTGCAGGTGATTCAGCAGCCGCTGCAGAACAGCACGTACCTGCAGCAGCTGTACAACGCGCAGGGCCCGCTGCTGATGCCCGGCAACATCCTGCACCCCGGCATCAACTCCCAGCAGATACAG GTGATCGCCGCGGGAAAGCCGTTCCAGGGCAACCAGCTGGCTCCGCACATGTTAACTGCGCAGGGCAAGCAAGTTCTGCAGGGGCAAGCCG taaactttGCAGGTCTAACGACGTATCAGGAACAAG CTCCGTTCCCAGGCTACACGACGATCCCGGCCATCCCCACGACGCAGAACCAGACGTTCGTGTTCAGCCCGCTCGGCGTCATCAACTCGCAGCCCAGCCTACTGCCCGCGCACTCGCAGCCCTCCGTCTCCGGCATCTCGCACCAGCAGAAGACTAATGAAATGCACAAG GTGATGAGCGGCGGCAAGGTGGCGGGCGGCAAGGCCGGCGGCGCGGTGGCGAGCGGCGCCACGGCCATGCCGGTGGCGGCGCAGTGCGTGCAGGTGTCGCAGCCCGTGCTCGGCGCGCAGCAGCAGCAGGCGCAGATCATCAGCCCGCTGCAG AGCGGCGGCGGCACGATGCAGTTCGCGCCGTGGCAGATCTCGGGCGCGCTGCCGCAGGTGTGGGCGGGCGGGCTGCAGGCGGGCGTGCCCGCGGGCCCGCTGCTCGCCTCCAACCCCATCTTCCTGCGCGGCGCGCAGCCCGACGCGCCCTCCATGTTCATACAGCACTCGCCGCAAAACACGCAGCATCACAACA ACGCGAGCGTGGCGTGCGCGACGGGCACTGCGGCCAAGCCGCGCGCGTCCACCGAGGGCCTGGCCAAGGCGCCGCGGCCGCTGTCCACCATCATGCCGTCCGGCGCCATCCGCCCCGCCTCCTCCGTGTCCACACAGACCAACGCCAACCAGGCCCAGAACCAG GCAAAGCACCGAGGCAAGCCGGGAGTGCGGTCGCCTGCGCCGGCCGCCAAGCAGGACGCCGCCAACCAGACCAACAAGATGCAGCACCAGATGCAGCAGCCCAAACAACA GGTATTACTGATGAATTCAAGCGGGCAGATGACGCAGATATCGAGCGTGCAAGACAAGCAACCCATTACGAAGACTATCCAGCAGCAGGCCATCTTGCAACAGCAGGCGTTGCAG cagcagcaacagcaacaacaacagcagcagcaacaacagcagcagcagcagcagcagttGTTGCATCAGCAGCAAACGCAGCAGATGGTGCAGCATTACCAACAACAAG GAATGACTCTCGGCATGCAGCAAGGCTCGCTGCCGGTGGGGTCGGTGGCGCAGAGCCTGCCCATGGCCGGCATCCCGCAAACCATATCCATGGTGCAGCAGATACATCCG GGCGTGCAGCTGAGCGGCATGTCGCAGGCGGGTGCGCTCGTGGGCCAACTGGGCGCGGCCCCGCAGGCGCAGGGCACGCTCGCGCAGGTGCAGGCTCTGCAGCAGCCGCAG ACTCTCGTCGGCAGTGGGCTCGTCCAGACTTCAGTAGGGATGGCCGTACAACAACAAGCTGCTATGAACCATTCCACTGCCATGCAAACG GTGGGCGGCGGGCTGAGCTCGCCGCAGCTGACGCTGGGCGGCGGCGTGGGGCTAATGGCGGCGCCGGTGCCGGGCGCCGTGCTGCCGCTGCCGCAGCCCGCCGCGCTCGTGCACGTCAAGAGCGAGGACGACAAGAACGCGTCGCAATCGCAG ACGCCGGTGCAGCAGATAGCGCCGCAGCCGATGGCCACGGAGCCGACTGGCGAGCCGGCAGGCACACCCTTCCCTACGTCCGCACCgcccgccccgcccgcttcCGCCACGGACACTCCGCCCACGCCCACCGCCACCGTTG GTCCGGCTAATGGCGAGTCAAAATCAACCGAAACCAAGCAGGAGCCAGAGGCGGCGGCCGCAGCACCCTCTCCCGCTCCTGTGTCCGCGCCCGCGGCTGCTTCCGCCCCAGCGCCCGCCCCTACGCCTGCGCCCGTGCCCAGCAGCGCACAGCACACCACACCTTCAGCGTCCCAG GCGGTGACGACGGTGGCGGCCAGCGCGCCGGCCAGCACCACGGCCGCCGTCACGACGCCCGTGTCCGCGGCCGCGCCGCTCTTCAAGAGCTCGCAGTGCGCGCCGCGCCACATCAGCCAGCCAG aCAAAGGGCTACCAAAAGCGATGGTGAAGCCCAACATCCTGACGCACGTGATCGAGGGCTACGTGATCCAGGAGGCGGGCGAGCCGTTTGCC AATAATGTTTTTAACCCCAAGGTGAACCGGCCGCTGCGCGAATGGGCGGCCGACAAGGACGACAAGGAGAACAAACAGCCTTCGAGCGACGAGCCCCCGC GCAAGCAGATCATCCGACTGCTCCCTGACCAAGAGAATTATACAGTAGTCCTCGCCGGGCTCAAAC GGAAAAAGCAAATGTTGGAAAGTGGCAGTAGTGGGCATCATCATCTACCCCGCATCAGCTCGAGCCATGAGAGCGACCGCGAGAGCAACGTCAGTGCACGAGCGGCCGCGGGCGCGAGGGTGGCGGCGAGTGCGGGCGCGCCGGCCGGCGCGGGCGCCACCGTCAAGACCGAGAGCGCCGCCAGCGCTGAGCCCGCGCCGGCGGCGGACGATGCCGCCAGCAAGCCGCAACTGCCCAATGTCAACAAGTGGACG GTGGCGGAGGTGTGCGAGTTCATCCGCAGTATCCCCGGGTGCGCAGGCTACGCGGACGAGTTCCTCATGCAGGAGGTGGATGGCGAGGC
- the LOC133516403 gene encoding polyhomeotic-proximal chromatin protein-like isoform X10 — protein sequence MERCSYGFYTKRSEILDNIQKKKDQDKEQTQSAGFQQVSKGEKAGVGPENASPAVTQHVPAQLLSPPPASAHQLQPADKDKTIKVANSTTITLIENGSLNTDKDKDANYPKNYFTLEPKIDKKDDCNKNSITITRTVPKQSPSQDKSKGQQKPNKRPLQCLETLAEKAGITFEDKYEAANTLLALDKQNNTFPRPQELKQPKTEPDNLGQNEEYRYRNQKEEDDKLQIQQQIIQQQQQQQQQLQQQLQQQQLQQQLQQQQQLQQLQQQALQRQHQAIQQHIKNQQDQQELLQKQFQQQHQQQQQQQQQQQQQQQQQQQQQQQQQQQQQQQQQQPKQELQQVTQQQDLQQQKFLQVVNNQPVHTQQFNVPGIGEINLSFLASPQSNVNLLFDKSQKAGMSGDIKQQQQLVDGQSQVVQQQMSMAQHEQTQQHHQTVTVVSSMPSSLAAHQVQQQQSAAGMQQQTSAGISSMPPLQSLPPNTQHPQQISAEWGHSRVQVIQQPLQNSTYLQQLYNAQGPLLMPGNILHPGINSQQIQVIAAGKPFQGNQLAPHMLTAQGKQVLQGQAAPFPGYTTIPAIPTTQNQTFVFSPLGVINSQPSLLPAHSQPSVSGISHQQKTNEMHKVMSGGKVAGGKAGGAVASGATAMPVAAQCVQVSQPVLGAQQQQAQIISPLQSGGGTMQFAPWQISGALPQVWAGGLQAGVPAGPLLASNPIFLRGAQPDAPSMFIQHSPQNTQHHNNASVACATGTAAKPRASTEGLAKAPRPLSTIMPSGAIRPASSVSTQTNANQAQNQAKHRGKPGVRSPAPAAKQDAANQTNKMQHQMQQPKQQVLLMNSSGQMTQISSVQDKQPITKTIQQQAILQQQALQQQQQQQQQQQQQQQQQQQQLLHQQQTQQMVQHYQQQGMTLGMQQGSLPVGSVAQSLPMAGIPQTISMVQQIHPGVQLSGMSQAGALVGQLGAAPQAQGTLAQVQALQQPQTLVGSGLVQTSVGMAVQQQAAMNHSTAMQTVGGGLSSPQLTLGGGVGLMAAPVPGAVLPLPQPAALVHVKSEDDKNASQSQTPVQQIAPQPMATEPTGEPAGTPFPTSAPPAPPASATDTPPTPTATVGPANGESKSTETKQEPEAAAAAPSPAPVSAPAAASAPAPAPTPAPVPSSAQHTTPSASQAVTTVAASAPASTTAAVTTPVSAAAPLFKSSQCAPRHISQPDKGLPKAMVKPNILTHVIEGYVIQEAGEPFANNVFNPKVNRPLREWAADKDDKENKQPSSDEPPRKKQMLESGSSGHHHLPRISSSHESDRESNVSARAAAGARVAASAGAPAGAGATVKTESAASAEPAPAADDAASKPQLPNVNKWTVAEVCEFIRSIPGCAGYADEFLMQEVDGEALLLIRAEHLVMALSMRLGPALKIVASIDALRPDSDQPQHDHD from the exons ATGGAACGTTGTTCTTATGGTTTTTACACCAAAag ATCGGAGATACTAGACAACATCCAAAAGAAGAAAGATCAAGATAAGGAACAAACACAAAGTGCGGGGTTCCAGCAGGTGTCAAAAGGCGAGAAGGCTGGAGTCGGGCCAGAGAATGCGAGCCCTGCAGTGACGCAGCATGTCCCGGCGCAGCTGCTATCCCCGCCCCCCGCGTCCGCGCACCAGCTTCAGCCCGCCGACAAGGACAAGACCATCAAAGTAGCCAACTCAACCACAATCACACTCATAGAGAACGGCTCTCTCAACACTGACAAAGACAAAGACGCTAACTACCCTAAAAACTATTTCACTTTAGAGCCAAAGATTGATAAGAAAGATGACTGCAACAAAAAtagtattactataactaggaCAGTGCCAAAACAGTCGCCCAGCCAAGACAAGTCAAAGGGGCAACAGAAGCCAAACAAGAGGCCCTTGCAGTGTCTGGAAACTCTTGCTGAAAAGGCAGGAATCACTTTCGAGGATAAATACGAAGCTGCCAACACCCTATTAGCTTTAGATAAACAGAACAATACCTTTCCAAGACCCCAAGAATTAAAACAGCCTAAAACAGAGCCCGATAATCTTGGTCAAAACGAGGAGTATAGATATAGGAATCAGAAAGAAGAGGATGATAAATTACAG ATCCAACAGCAAATAATCCAGCAACAACAACAGCAGCAACAGCAACTGCAGCAGCAACTACAGCAGCAGCAATTGCAGCAGCAGTTGCAGCAACAACAACAGTTACAGCAGTTGCAGCAGCAGGCCTTGCAACGGCAGCACCAGGCCATACAGCAGCATATCAAAAACCAGCAAGACCAACAAGAGCtg TTGCAGAAGCAGTTccaacaacaacatcaacaacaacagcagcagcagcaacaaCAACAGCAGCAACAACAGCAGCaacaacaacagcaacaacaacagcaGCAGCAACAGCAACAACAGCAGCAGCAGCCGAAACAAGAGCTACAGCAAGTTACTCAACAGCAAGATTTGCAACAGCAGAAGTTTTTGCAG GTGGTGAACAACCAGCCGGTGCACACGCAGCAGTTCAACGTGCCCGGCATCGGCGAGATCAACCTCAGCTTCCTCGCGTCCCCGCAGAGCAACGTTAATCTGCTTTTCGACAAGAGCCAGAAGGCCGGCATGAGCGGCGACATCAAACAGCAACAA CAATTAGTAGACGGTCAATCGCAAGTAGTCCAGCAGCAGATGAGTATGGCGCAGCACGAGCAGACGCAGCAGCATCACCAGACGGTCACGGTCGTCTCCTCCATGCCCAGCTCCTTGGCCGCGCACCAG GTCCAACAACAGCAGTCAGCGGCGGGCATGCAGCAGCAGACGAGCGCCGGCATTTCTAGTATGCCGCCGCTTCAGAGCCTACCCCCGAACACGCAACACCCGCAGCAAATCAG CGCTGAATGGGGCCACAGCCGCGTGCAGGTGATTCAGCAGCCGCTGCAGAACAGCACGTACCTGCAGCAGCTGTACAACGCGCAGGGCCCGCTGCTGATGCCCGGCAACATCCTGCACCCCGGCATCAACTCCCAGCAGATACAG GTGATCGCCGCGGGAAAGCCGTTCCAGGGCAACCAGCTGGCTCCGCACATGTTAACTGCGCAGGGCAAGCAAGTTCTGCAGGGGCAAGCCG CTCCGTTCCCAGGCTACACGACGATCCCGGCCATCCCCACGACGCAGAACCAGACGTTCGTGTTCAGCCCGCTCGGCGTCATCAACTCGCAGCCCAGCCTACTGCCCGCGCACTCGCAGCCCTCCGTCTCCGGCATCTCGCACCAGCAGAAGACTAATGAAATGCACAAG GTGATGAGCGGCGGCAAGGTGGCGGGCGGCAAGGCCGGCGGCGCGGTGGCGAGCGGCGCCACGGCCATGCCGGTGGCGGCGCAGTGCGTGCAGGTGTCGCAGCCCGTGCTCGGCGCGCAGCAGCAGCAGGCGCAGATCATCAGCCCGCTGCAG AGCGGCGGCGGCACGATGCAGTTCGCGCCGTGGCAGATCTCGGGCGCGCTGCCGCAGGTGTGGGCGGGCGGGCTGCAGGCGGGCGTGCCCGCGGGCCCGCTGCTCGCCTCCAACCCCATCTTCCTGCGCGGCGCGCAGCCCGACGCGCCCTCCATGTTCATACAGCACTCGCCGCAAAACACGCAGCATCACAACA ACGCGAGCGTGGCGTGCGCGACGGGCACTGCGGCCAAGCCGCGCGCGTCCACCGAGGGCCTGGCCAAGGCGCCGCGGCCGCTGTCCACCATCATGCCGTCCGGCGCCATCCGCCCCGCCTCCTCCGTGTCCACACAGACCAACGCCAACCAGGCCCAGAACCAG GCAAAGCACCGAGGCAAGCCGGGAGTGCGGTCGCCTGCGCCGGCCGCCAAGCAGGACGCCGCCAACCAGACCAACAAGATGCAGCACCAGATGCAGCAGCCCAAACAACA GGTATTACTGATGAATTCAAGCGGGCAGATGACGCAGATATCGAGCGTGCAAGACAAGCAACCCATTACGAAGACTATCCAGCAGCAGGCCATCTTGCAACAGCAGGCGTTGCAG cagcagcaacagcaacaacaacagcagcagcaacaacagcagcagcagcagcagcagttGTTGCATCAGCAGCAAACGCAGCAGATGGTGCAGCATTACCAACAACAAG GAATGACTCTCGGCATGCAGCAAGGCTCGCTGCCGGTGGGGTCGGTGGCGCAGAGCCTGCCCATGGCCGGCATCCCGCAAACCATATCCATGGTGCAGCAGATACATCCG GGCGTGCAGCTGAGCGGCATGTCGCAGGCGGGTGCGCTCGTGGGCCAACTGGGCGCGGCCCCGCAGGCGCAGGGCACGCTCGCGCAGGTGCAGGCTCTGCAGCAGCCGCAG ACTCTCGTCGGCAGTGGGCTCGTCCAGACTTCAGTAGGGATGGCCGTACAACAACAAGCTGCTATGAACCATTCCACTGCCATGCAAACG GTGGGCGGCGGGCTGAGCTCGCCGCAGCTGACGCTGGGCGGCGGCGTGGGGCTAATGGCGGCGCCGGTGCCGGGCGCCGTGCTGCCGCTGCCGCAGCCCGCCGCGCTCGTGCACGTCAAGAGCGAGGACGACAAGAACGCGTCGCAATCGCAG ACGCCGGTGCAGCAGATAGCGCCGCAGCCGATGGCCACGGAGCCGACTGGCGAGCCGGCAGGCACACCCTTCCCTACGTCCGCACCgcccgccccgcccgcttcCGCCACGGACACTCCGCCCACGCCCACCGCCACCGTTG GTCCGGCTAATGGCGAGTCAAAATCAACCGAAACCAAGCAGGAGCCAGAGGCGGCGGCCGCAGCACCCTCTCCCGCTCCTGTGTCCGCGCCCGCGGCTGCTTCCGCCCCAGCGCCCGCCCCTACGCCTGCGCCCGTGCCCAGCAGCGCACAGCACACCACACCTTCAGCGTCCCAG GCGGTGACGACGGTGGCGGCCAGCGCGCCGGCCAGCACCACGGCCGCCGTCACGACGCCCGTGTCCGCGGCCGCGCCGCTCTTCAAGAGCTCGCAGTGCGCGCCGCGCCACATCAGCCAGCCAG aCAAAGGGCTACCAAAAGCGATGGTGAAGCCCAACATCCTGACGCACGTGATCGAGGGCTACGTGATCCAGGAGGCGGGCGAGCCGTTTGCC AATAATGTTTTTAACCCCAAGGTGAACCGGCCGCTGCGCGAATGGGCGGCCGACAAGGACGACAAGGAGAACAAACAGCCTTCGAGCGACGAGCCCCCGC GGAAAAAGCAAATGTTGGAAAGTGGCAGTAGTGGGCATCATCATCTACCCCGCATCAGCTCGAGCCATGAGAGCGACCGCGAGAGCAACGTCAGTGCACGAGCGGCCGCGGGCGCGAGGGTGGCGGCGAGTGCGGGCGCGCCGGCCGGCGCGGGCGCCACCGTCAAGACCGAGAGCGCCGCCAGCGCTGAGCCCGCGCCGGCGGCGGACGATGCCGCCAGCAAGCCGCAACTGCCCAATGTCAACAAGTGGACG GTGGCGGAGGTGTGCGAGTTCATCCGCAGTATCCCCGGGTGCGCAGGCTACGCGGACGAGTTCCTCATGCAGGAGGTGGATGGCGAGGC